The DNA sequence CTTCTGTCAACCCTCTTATCGCCGAATTATCAAAAATATCCTTGCAGATCAAGGGAAAACGACTTCACACCCCTTCTCCGATTCCCCGGATTGCCACTTATGCAATATAACACCAGGTCATAACGAAATTCCGCTCATTTCCGGCAGTTTCCTCCACTGCTCCCGCTGCATATTCCGAGACTGATTGTTCGACGAGCGGACGAAAACCCCGGACGTTCTCCACTGAGACCGGTCCGGGGTTTGTTCTTCATGTGATGTGGATCCTGTTCTGCTGATCCTGTTCTGCTGATCAGTTATGCTGATCCAGTTATGCTGGTCCTTTTATGCTGGTCCTTTTATGCTGGTCCTTTTATGCTGGTCCTTTTATGCTGACCCTGTTCAGTCGGAAGAAATCACTGCCTGATCCGGCTGGGACGTCAGATAATTGAGGTAGTAGGTCACGATGTAGGGATAGACCCGCTCGTCCACATTATATTTAGGGGAGTGGCCGGGGTAGATGCCGGTGATTTCGCTGCCCGCTCCGGCAAAGGCATAGCAGCCGGGCCAGCGCTGGAGGAGTTTGCCGAAGTCGTCGGAAGCCATGATGCGTTCGTTTTCCTGGACGTTGTCGTTACCGAAGGTGGCCCGGGCAGCGGCCCGGCATTTTCTGGTGACGGCTTCGTCATTCCAGACCGGGGGCAGTCCGGGTGAAAACACCAGATCGATGTCAACGCCGGTGGCTTCGATGACGGCCCGGGCGGTCCGTTCCAGGATATCCCGCAGCTGATCGCCGACCCGATCGTTGAAAAAGCGCATGGAAGCCCAGATTTCGCAGGTTTCTGGCACGATGTTGGTTTTCGTGCCGGCATGAACGCCGGTGAAGGACAGAATAGCTTCCTCAAAGGGGGAGATGGTCCGGTCCTTCAGGCGCTGGGCTTCGGACAGAAAACTGACCATCGCATTGATGGGATCAATCGTCTGATCCGGTCGGGAAGCGTGGCCGCCCTGCCCCCTGATCAATGCCTTCATAGTCCGGGTTCCGGCCATGACGGCGCGGGACGGGACGGAAATCAGGCCAAGTTTCAGTTCGGAACCGGTATGGACGCTGATGGCTTCATCCGGTTCGATGCCCAGGCGCTCCATGTCCTCCAGCACCAGCTTGGCTCCCTTGCCGATCTCTTCCCCGGGCTGAAACAGAAACAGCACTTTACCGGAGAAGGAAACCCGTTTCTCCGCCAGGTATTTGATCAAGCCCAGCACGATGGCCATGTGGCCGTCATGGCCGCAGGCATGCATGACACCGGCTTCCTGCGAGGCAAAGGGCAGTCCGGTTTCTTCGGTCAGGGGCAGCGCATCCATCTCACACCGGATCAGAGTCGTCAGTCCGGGCCGGTCTCCGCTCAGATTGGCCAGCACGCCGGTGAGTCCCACGATCTGCCAGGCGATGCCCATGGCGTCCAGCTGCGCCAGGATATGGTCCCTGGTGCGCTCTTCCTTCAGCGAGAGTTCAGGATGGGCGTGAAAATGACGCCGCTGCCGCACCATGTAATCCTGAATGGCCTGCGGAAAATCAGCGACCCGATACATCCTGATCCTCCCGTTCATGGGCTTCGTTATACAGGACGAAGCCTTCATAGGGCCGCAGTTCATACCGCCCCTCCGGGGACAGCCTGAAATCAGAGTAATTGGCCAGGAACAGTTCAAATTCGCCTTGCCGGGCAATGCCTGACAGATCCACGGGAGTGGGCTCGGCGGAGAAGTTGTTCACCACGATCAGCCGTTCCTCTCCCAGAATGCGTTCCCAGGCAAACAGACTGGGGTGATCCGGGAACAGGGGCTCAAACCGGCCGTAGACCATGACCGGGAGCTCCCGGCGCAGGGACAGAATCCGGCGGTAATACTGCAGCACGGAATCGGGGTCGGACAGCTGCTGGGCGGCGTTGATCCACTGATAATTCGGATTCACCCGAATCCAGGGCTGTCCGGTGGTAAAGCCGGCCTGGGGGGAGTCGTCCCACTGCATGGGCGTGCGGGCGTTGTCTCGCCCCTTGCGCCGGATGGCTTCCATCATGTGCTCCGGCGTAAAAAGCGAGCGGGCTTCCACCAGGTCATGCCAGGCGTTGATGGATTCCAGGTCGCGCAGATCGTCCAGGCCCTCGATGTTCAGATTGGTCATGCCCAGCTCCTCCCCCTGGTAGATGTAAGGGGTACCTTCCAGGAAATGGACGACATGAGCCAGCAGCTTGGCGGATTCTTTGGGGTAGCGGCGGTCGTCGCCGAAGCGGGAGACCATGCGGGGCTGATCGTGGTTGTCCAGGTACAGGGAATTCCAGCCCCGTTCGTGCAGGCTGAGCTGCCACCGGGACAGATTCTCCCGCAGAGCAGGCATCGCAAACTCCCTGAAGTCCCACTTGCCGCCGGGGCCGCTGTCCAGATCCATGTGCTCGAAGGTAAAGATCATGGTCAGTTCTCCCCGTTCGGGTGCAGTAAAGTCAATGGCATCCTCCGGGCTCGCTCCGGGGCATTCGCCGACGGTGAGAAGATTTCGTCCCGCCAGTACGTTTCGGTTCATTTCCTGCAGGTACTCATGCAGGCGCGGTCCCTGGAAGTAGAGATCCTCCCCCTCGGGGTCGGCGGCAAAGGACTTGGAGATTAGGTTGATGACATCCATGCGGAAGCCGTCCACTCCCTTGTCCAGCCAGAATTTCATCATCTCATGGATTTCCCGGCGCACCGCGGGATTGTCCCAGTTCAGGTCCGGCTGTTTTGGGGAGAAGAGGTGGAGATAATACTGACCGCGTTCGGGAACATACTCCCAGGCTGATCCGGAGAAGATCGACTGCCAGTCGTTGGGGGGACCGCCCTCGGGCCGGGGATCTTTCCAGATGTAGTAATCAGCCCAGGGGTTGGTTCTGGATTGGCGGGATGCCTGAAACCAGGCATGCTCATCCGAGGAGTGGTTGACGACCAGATCCATGACCAGCTTCATGCCGCGGGCATGAATGCCGGCCACCAGCTCATCAAACTCCGCCATCGTGCCGAACTCCGTCATAATCTCCCGGTAATCGCTGATGTCATAGCCGTTGTCATCGTTGGGCGACTTGAAGAAGGGGGAAATCCAAAGGACATCCACCCCCAGATGCTTAAGATAATCCAGCCGGGAACTGATTCCGGCCAGATCCCCGATGCCGTCGCCGTTGCTGTCCTGAAAACTTCTCGGGTAGATCTGATAGACTACCGCCTCTTTCCACCATTGTCTTTCCAATTTCATTCCTCCGTTGGGCTTGCGCCCCTTATTCCCCTGGATCGTTTCGAGGCGGCCGTCACCTGGAAACCCCTGACAACCGTCCCCTGGATCCGGCTGCTTCCGGTTCTGTGCCCCTTCCTTTTCTGATTGCTTCCATTATACTCCCCGCTTCCTTGCCTGGGCAATTTGTCCGGTCCGGCCGGGAGAGAATCCTCAAGCATCCGGCGACAATTTGATGCGGA is a window from the Clostridiaceae bacterium HFYG-1003 genome containing:
- a CDS encoding M20 family metallopeptidase, with translation MYRVADFPQAIQDYMVRQRRHFHAHPELSLKEERTRDHILAQLDAMGIAWQIVGLTGVLANLSGDRPGLTTLIRCEMDALPLTEETGLPFASQEAGVMHACGHDGHMAIVLGLIKYLAEKRVSFSGKVLFLFQPGEEIGKGAKLVLEDMERLGIEPDEAISVHTGSELKLGLISVPSRAVMAGTRTMKALIRGQGGHASRPDQTIDPINAMVSFLSEAQRLKDRTISPFEEAILSFTGVHAGTKTNIVPETCEIWASMRFFNDRVGDQLRDILERTARAVIEATGVDIDLVFSPGLPPVWNDEAVTRKCRAAARATFGNDNVQENERIMASDDFGKLLQRWPGCYAFAGAGSEITGIYPGHSPKYNVDERVYPYIVTYYLNYLTSQPDQAVISSD
- a CDS encoding alpha-glucosidase, encoding MERQWWKEAVVYQIYPRSFQDSNGDGIGDLAGISSRLDYLKHLGVDVLWISPFFKSPNDDNGYDISDYREIMTEFGTMAEFDELVAGIHARGMKLVMDLVVNHSSDEHAWFQASRQSRTNPWADYYIWKDPRPEGGPPNDWQSIFSGSAWEYVPERGQYYLHLFSPKQPDLNWDNPAVRREIHEMMKFWLDKGVDGFRMDVINLISKSFAADPEGEDLYFQGPRLHEYLQEMNRNVLAGRNLLTVGECPGASPEDAIDFTAPERGELTMIFTFEHMDLDSGPGGKWDFREFAMPALRENLSRWQLSLHERGWNSLYLDNHDQPRMVSRFGDDRRYPKESAKLLAHVVHFLEGTPYIYQGEELGMTNLNIEGLDDLRDLESINAWHDLVEARSLFTPEHMMEAIRRKGRDNARTPMQWDDSPQAGFTTGQPWIRVNPNYQWINAAQQLSDPDSVLQYYRRILSLRRELPVMVYGRFEPLFPDHPSLFAWERILGEERLIVVNNFSAEPTPVDLSGIARQGEFELFLANYSDFRLSPEGRYELRPYEGFVLYNEAHEREDQDVSGR